GTAATCGGAACTCTCACCGCACTGATAAGTTGGTTCATCTGGTCATTTCTGACTTTTTTTATCGGAACAAAACTCCTGCCTGAAGCTCAAACCCAGGCAGATCTGGGACAACTGCTCCGCACAATCGGCTTCTCAAGCTCCCCGGGAGTAATCAGAATTCTGGGTTTGATCCCTGTCCTGGGTGCCATCGCCTTCGCTGTCTCAGCTGTCTGGTCACTTATTGCTATGGTTGTAGCCGTACGCCAGGCATTAGATTATACTAGTACTGTGAGAGCAGTTATGGTCTGCATCCTGGGATGGATTGTGCAGATAATCGCACTTGCTCTTCTTTTTATTCTGGTGCCCACTAATTGAAAGGAGATCCTGATGAAGAGGAAAATGCACTGGAATGAGTTCAGTCCTGTACAGAAAAAAGGAATAATCTTTTTAGCTGCACTGCAGATCATTCTCCTTGCCAGCGCTCTTATCGACATTGCAAGAAGGCCCTCTTCCGGAATAAAAGGCAGGAAGCTTAAGTGGGTACTGATCTCTTTTATCGATTTTGCAGGACCTGTTTCCTATTTCCTTTTCGGCAGGAAAAGTCCTGAGGAGCCCGGGAAGGTTGCCTGATCTTTTTCAGAGCTGAATCGGATTGCCCAGTCTGACACTACCTGCCGAATAAGCGTAAATAATCCGGTATCCGCTTTACATCATTTATGGTGACAAACAGGAAAAGCAGCAGAAAAAATGCAATGGCAACTTTGTTGATAACCATCTGTGTTTTCACCTGTAAAGGTTTTCTGCGGATCGCTTCAATCAGCAGGAACAAAAGTAAACCACCATCGGTAATTACCAGTGGAAGCAGATTGAGTACTGCGAGATTTATCCCTATCAGTGCCATGAAATTAAGTATCTGAGAGATCCCCTGAAGTG
This genomic window from Fibrobacter sp. contains:
- a CDS encoding PLDc_N domain-containing protein, with amino-acid sequence MKRKMHWNEFSPVQKKGIIFLAALQIILLASALIDIARRPSSGIKGRKLKWVLISFIDFAGPVSYFLFGRKSPEEPGKVA